In Sphingomonas sp. KC8, the sequence GGCGCGCGCGATCAAGCAGGGTTTCATAATCGTCGCCCGGTTCGCACCGCCCGATTTCAGCGGCCAGCATGGCGACATCGCCGGGCGGGTTGAACGCGCTGGCATCGATCAGGCCATCCAGCAATGTCGGCCGCCGGCCCAGCGCATCGGCCAGGGTGGGCGCGTGGACGAGAACATCGGCCACCATTCGCGCCAGCGCAGGCCGCGCTTCCAGCAGGCGAAACAGGTTCACCGCGCTGGGCAGGCGTGACACGATCGTATCGAAGCGGTTGAGCGCGGCATTCGCATCCGGCGCCTGGCCCAGCGCCGTCACCAGCCCGGGCAGCACCGCTTCCAGGGCCTCGCGCGCGGCGGGGGTGCGCAGCGGACGCGGCCCGCCGGCCCGCCACCCTTCGATCCGCTGGCGCGCAGCCGCCGGATCGGCAAAGCCGGCCGCCGCCAGCGCGGTTTCGATCAGCGCCGGATCGCGCGACAGCCCTTCGGGGCGGCCTTCATCCAGCCCGTCATAAATGCGGCCCACGGCCTCCACATGCGGGCGCAGCAGATCAATCAGCGCCGCGCCATCGGCCAGCCCGTGAAGCCGCGCCACATTATCGAGCGCCTCGGGCTGGCGCGGCAGGCTGTGGGTCTGCTGGTCCTCCACCATCTGCAGGCGGTGTTCGATCGTGCGATACAGGCGATACGCATCGGCCAGTATTTTCGCTTCATCCGGGTCGATCCGCCCCGCCGCCGCCAGGGCCGCCAGCGCATCCAATGTCGCGGGCGCGCGCAGCGCCGGTTCGCGACCGCCGTGGATCAGCTGGTGGATCTGGGCGAAAAACTCCACCTCGCGAATGCCGCCGCGCCCGCGCTTCAGATCATAACCGGGGCCGAAACTCTGCCCCTGCGCGTGATGATCGCGAATCCGGCGGGATAGTTCGCGGATTTCGCGGATCGCCCCATAATCCAGCGCGCGCCGCCACACGAACGGGCGGATCTGGGCGAGGAAATGTTCCCCCAGCACCCGATCGCCCGCCGCCGCACGGGCGCGTATGAAGGCCGCGCGTTCCCACGGCAGCGCGCTCGATTCATAATAGGAAATCGCCGCTTCCACCGGCAACGCGATCGGCGTGGCTTCCGGCGACGGGCGCAACCGCAAATCGACGCGAAAGACATAGCCCGCCGCGTCGCGCGCCTGCAGCAGTTCAACAACGCGCTTGCCGATCCGCACCGCCGCCTCGACCGGTTCATCGCGTTCGCGCCGGGGCAAGGTCAGCGGGTCAAAGATCAGGATCGGATCGATATCCGACGAATAATTCAGCTCGCGGCTGCCATGCTTGCCCAGCCCCAGCACCGCGAACCCACGCGGCGGTTCGCCCGGCGTGCGCTCCTCGATCGCGGCGGCTATTGCGCGGTCGAGCGCATTGTCGGCGAAGTCGGACAGCGTCTGGATCACGCTTTCCAGCGGCATCAGCCCGGCAAGATCCGCCAGCCCCACCGCCAGCGACAGCCCCTGCCGTTCGCGACGCAGCGCCAGGCCGACATCGCCCTCGCCCGACGTGCGGCACAGCGCCAACGCACCGGCCACATCGCCCTTAGCGATCGCCGCAACAATCTCCGGTCGCTGTTCTGCCGCGCGGCGCAGGAAAGGGGCATGGGCCATGGCGCGATCGATCGCGGCGGAAATTGTGGCTTTCATGTCATCCTGCATAGCCCGCGTCGCGGGACTATCAAGGTTCCGCATTTTTCCGCAAGATCGCAGGCAACCTCATGCCCGGCAGTGCGTTGGGAAGGCATGCATCGGACACACGAACCTGATGGTCTGAACGGCACGCGCGGCCGGCCGCCGCGCACGCCGACGGCTGAACTCGCCGTGTCACCCAAGCCGCATCAAGGGGTCGGCGATGCCCTGCGCAAAATCTATTCGCCCGCGGCTGTGGATATCCCGCCCGAATGGCGCGAGTTGCTCGATCGGATCACCTGAAGAAGGCCGCCCCCGCCTCAGCGCCCGCGGCTAAGTTCGTCCACATCTTTCATGATGGATTGCAGCGCGGATTGGCCGCCGCGATCCTCATCGCCGCGGCGCGACGGCAGGCGGCCTTCGCTCAGCATCTGTTCCAGCGCGACGCGGCCGCGCGCCACACGGCTCTTGATCGTGCCGACAGCGCAACCGCAGATTTCAGCGGCTTCCTCATATGCAAATCCGCCGGCACCGACGAGGATCAGCGCCTCGCGCTGGGGCTGCGGCAACAGCAGCAAGGCGCGTTGCATATCGCCCAGTTCGACATGGCTGTCCTGGCTGGCCGGGGCAGCCAACACCCGCGCCGCCGTGATCTCGTCCCATTCGCCCTTAAAGCGCGCGCGCCGCATCTGGGACAGGAACAGGTTGCGCAGGATGATGAACGTCCAGGCGCGCATGTTGGTCCCCGCCTGGAAACGCTGGCGCGCGGCCCAGGCCTTCAACAGCGTTTCCTGAACCAGATCGTCGGCGGTATCCCGATTGCCCGAAAGCGAACGGCCAAACGCGCGCAGATGCGGGATCACCGCCGCCAGCTCGGCCTTGAACGCGTCATCCGACAGCGGCACGGATTCGATGATATCGCCGCTATCTTCATCGATCATGCGCATGCCCCGATTGCAGGGCGATTTGCCGGCACGGCCCCGTTACCGCAAGAAGCGGCGATGGTGCGCAGGCAATCAGCGGCCCTCCGCTGCGATATGACGACAGCATCAGCCGCCACGATGCCGCAATGTCCGTCCGCTCCGCCCATCGGTCTCTCCTTGCCGTTGAGTATCCGATACGAACGCCTTCTTCGATTCCGGGTTCCATCCATTACGGATGCGTTCCAAAATCAGGCAGGCACGGTCGCGCTGTCGAAGAACAATGCCTGCGCGATCGCCGCCTTTACCGTCGATCGCTGGAACGGCTTGGTGATCAGGAAAGTCGGCTCGGGCCGCTCGCCGGTCAGCAATCGTTCGGGGAACGCGGTGATGAAGATCACCGGCACGGGAAATTCGGCCAGAATATCCTTCACGGCATCAATCCCCGAACTGTCATCGGCAAGCTGGATATCGGCAAGCACCAGCCCCGGCCGTTGCGCCAGCGCCTGCGCGACTGCTTCATCGCGGGTGACGGCGACCCCGGTCACGCCATGGCCCAGATCACGCACGATCGTTTCCAGATCCATCGCGATGATCGGTTCATCCTCGATGATCAGCACCTCGGCCCGCGTCTGCCGTTCGATCTCGGCCAGGGCGCCGGCGACCAGTTCATCCACTTCGGCCGGCGATACATCGATCAGATAGGCCGCGTCCTCGCTGGTGAAACCTTCCATCGCGGTCAGCAGCAAGGCCTGCCGCGACAGCGGCGTGACCTGCGCCAACCGTGCCTGCGCGATCAGTTCGCGATCGCCGCCGGCGGCCGCCCCCGCATCGCCATCCGCATTGGCCGACGCCCATATCCGCTGGAAGGTGCGATACAGGCCGAGGCGTGCATCCACATCGCGCGGGAAATCCCCGGGCGCGGCGACGATCGCCTCCAGCGCGGCGCGGACATAAGCGTCGCCATGAGCCTGGCTTCCCGTCAGCGCGCGCGCGTAGCGACGAAGGAATGGAAGATGTGGCGCGAGTTCCTGGCCGAGTGACATTGTTTCCCCTTGCTATCCGAAACACCGCCCCTGGGACGATCATTCTGCGATCAGCGGGGATCAGATGCAACCATTCCCCGCCACGGATCGAAACCACGCAATAATTTAACGTGGAACCATCAGATTGCGGAACTATCGGGAGAGTTTTTTGTTTCCTTGGGCAAGTCGGCAATTTATTCTGGTCGCGCTGCGCCCCCGCATTCGGGGATGGCACGGCCCGATGCCTATGAAACATGGCCGCATGGGGCCGGGATCGGACGATATATCGGGGATCAGACAGGTTGGCTGCGAAGAACAAAAAAGAGCAGGTGGCCAGCACCGAAAACGCCCCACGGCAGGCCGAAAAACCACGCCGCCGCAACGCTTCGCACATCGGCCAGGCCCTGCGATCGGCCTGGGACGAAACATTGGGCGAACAAGTGCCATCCGACATGCTCGATCTTCTCGGCAAGCTCAACTAGCCGGCTGGCGCCTGTTCGTCATGGTTCCGTCACGCCCTGATCCACGAGGCCGCACCTCGTGATCGGCGCCAGCGCTGCGCGGCTTTCAACAAGCGTCAAGATGCTGCTGATCCTGACGATCGCGTTGCTGCCGCTTGGCCTGATCGCCATCTACGCCTCGCTGGAATCCGCCAGGACGAATCGCGTAACCCGCGATTTCGCCGTGCGGATGATGGCCGCCGACAGCACCCGTCGGCTCGACACCGCGATCGGGGGCATCACCCGCGACATGGTGGGGACCATGTTGCAGATGGGCGATGTTCGGTCGGCTGCGGCGTGCCGCCGGTCGCTCGATACGCTTGCCGCCACCCAACCGGCTGGAATCCGCTTCGGTTTATTCTACCGGGGGGGCGAAAATTGTGCGCGACGACCGGTTTTGTGACAAGCACGATCGCGCCGCCGGCAGCGGGCATGGACATGGAAGCCACGCTGGAACCGGGCCAGCGCTGGATGCGGCTGGCCACCGCGCGGAACGATCTGATCGTCGCCGCCGAAATTCCGCTGGAACCCCTCGCCCGGATCACGGCGCCGACCAGCGAGGCCGCCACGCTGATCCTGTGGCAAGGGGATACCAGCCTACAGCTGGCTGGCCGGCCGGCCCCCACGCCATCGACACAGACGATCACGGTTGCATCGCCCGTCGCCGACGGGCAACTGGCGCTGGAACTGCGCGCCGACACCGCCCCGATCCGGGCGATCGAATGGCTGATGGTGCTGCTGCCGATCCTGATGTGGCTGGCCGCCGGGCTGATCGGCTGGCTGGTGATGGAAAGGCTGGTGCTGCGCCCGCTGGGCCGCCTGCAGAAATCGGTGGATGGTTTTGACATCGCGCACGGCCCGTTGCGTACACCGGCGCTGAAAACGCCATCGCAGGAAATCCGCAGCCTGGCCCAGGCCTTCACCGATGCCACCGCCCGCCAGATCGAACATGAAGCCGAACTGGCCGAAAGCCTGGCGCGCCAGCGGCGGCTGACGCGCGAGGTGCACCATCGCGTCAAGAATAACCTTCAGGTCGTCGCCAGCCTGATCAATCTGCACGCCCGCGGCGCGCAGGCCCCGAAACCAGCGAGGCTTATGCCGTCATCCAGCGCCGCGTGGATGCGCTCGCCGTCGTTCACCGCAACCATTATGCCGAGATGGAGGACAATCGCGGCGTCGATCTGCGCGCCCTGATCGGCGAACTGGCATCGAACCTGCGGGCCACCGCCAGCGGCGACGCCGCTGCCATGCCGATCCGGATGGAGGTGATCTCCGCCGTTACATCGCAGGACATCGCCGTCCCGGTGGCCTTCCTG encodes:
- a CDS encoding sigma-70 family RNA polymerase sigma factor, whose amino-acid sequence is MRMIDEDSGDIIESVPLSDDAFKAELAAVIPHLRAFGRSLSGNRDTADDLVQETLLKAWAARQRFQAGTNMRAWTFIILRNLFLSQMRRARFKGEWDEITAARVLAAPASQDSHVELGDMQRALLLLPQPQREALILVGAGGFAYEEAAEICGCAVGTIKSRVARGRVALEQMLSEGRLPSRRGDEDRGGQSALQSIMKDVDELSRGR
- a CDS encoding bifunctional [glutamine synthetase] adenylyltransferase/[glutamine synthetase]-adenylyl-L-tyrosine phosphorylase → MQDDMKATISAAIDRAMAHAPFLRRAAEQRPEIVAAIAKGDVAGALALCRTSGEGDVGLALRRERQGLSLAVGLADLAGLMPLESVIQTLSDFADNALDRAIAAAIEERTPGEPPRGFAVLGLGKHGSRELNYSSDIDPILIFDPLTLPRRERDEPVEAAVRIGKRVVELLQARDAAGYVFRVDLRLRPSPEATPIALPVEAAISYYESSALPWERAAFIRARAAAGDRVLGEHFLAQIRPFVWRRALDYGAIREIRELSRRIRDHHAQGQSFGPGYDLKRGRGGIREVEFFAQIHQLIHGGREPALRAPATLDALAALAAAGRIDPDEAKILADAYRLYRTIEHRLQMVEDQQTHSLPRQPEALDNVARLHGLADGAALIDLLRPHVEAVGRIYDGLDEGRPEGLSRDPALIETALAAAGFADPAAARQRIEGWRAGGPRPLRTPAAREALEAVLPGLVTALGQAPDANAALNRFDTIVSRLPSAVNLFRLLEARPALARMVADVLVHAPTLADALGRRPTLLDGLIDASAFNPPGDVAMLAAEIGRCEPGDDYETLLDRARQRVGEKRFALGVQLIERATDPLDVASGYARVAEAALVALVDATVVEFEAAHGRIPGDGLVILALGRLGGAALTHASDLDLIYLFDGDHLAESDGPKPLGATQYYNRLAQRVTAAMSVPTASGPLYEVDTRLRPSGAQGLLSVSIASFAQYQRESAWTWEHMALTRARPVYGRAGARAAVAAIIDETLRRPRDAATLVADAVKMRADMARHKPPSGPFDVKLIEGGLVDCEFAVHVQQLRHGAGFDTRLRQAIAALAQAGLIAPELAEAHALLTRMLVTFRLVSPKGGEPIPVSRAMVAQACGQPDWETLVAAYDAARTTIRAEWERVSV
- a CDS encoding response regulator, whose product is MSLGQELAPHLPFLRRYARALTGSQAHGDAYVRAALEAIVAAPGDFPRDVDARLGLYRTFQRIWASANADGDAGAAAGGDRELIAQARLAQVTPLSRQALLLTAMEGFTSEDAAYLIDVSPAEVDELVAGALAEIERQTRAEVLIIEDEPIIAMDLETIVRDLGHGVTGVAVTRDEAVAQALAQRPGLVLADIQLADDSSGIDAVKDILAEFPVPVIFITAFPERLLTGERPEPTFLITKPFQRSTVKAAIAQALFFDSATVPA
- a CDS encoding histidine kinase dimerization/phosphoacceptor domain -containing protein encodes the protein MTSTIAPPAAGMDMEATLEPGQRWMRLATARNDLIVAAEIPLEPLARITAPTSEAATLILWQGDTSLQLAGRPAPTPSTQTITVASPVADGQLALELRADTAPIRAIEWLMVLLPILMWLAAGLIGWLVMERLVLRPLGRLQKSVDGFDIAHGPLRTPALKTPSQEIRSLAQAFTDATARQIEHEAELAESLARQRRLTREVHHRVKNNLQVVASLINLHARGAQAPKPARLMPSSSAAWMRSPSFTATIMPRWRTIAASICAP
- a CDS encoding NepR family anti-sigma factor gives rise to the protein MASTENAPRQAEKPRRRNASHIGQALRSAWDETLGEQVPSDMLDLLGKLN